The following are encoded together in the Thalassomonas haliotis genome:
- a CDS encoding helix-turn-helix transcriptional regulator: MYKYDKAKMVDDLKQMRQDSGISQKALAQRIGLSRETIVAIENKYPGAIATLEMDTVKLWFRACKGQADPSILLRFKNGLIAFFGI, translated from the coding sequence TTGTATAAATACGATAAAGCGAAAATGGTAGATGACCTCAAACAAATGCGCCAGGACTCGGGTATCAGTCAGAAAGCATTGGCACAGAGGATCGGTTTAAGCCGGGAAACCATAGTTGCTATCGAAAACAAATACCCGGGGGCGATCGCGACCCTGGAAATGGATACTGTCAAACTCTGGTTTCGGGCCTGTAAAGGTCAGGCAGATCCTTCTATTCTGTTACGCTTTAAAAACGGACTTATCGCTTTTTTCGGCATTTAA
- a CDS encoding malic enzyme-like NAD(P)-binding protein: protein MTDLRQQALDYHAHPTPGKISVEITTPAETSIDLALAYSPGVAEPVREIAENPDDVYKYTGKGNTVAVISNGTAILGLGNLGPMASKPVMEGKALLFKRFANINSFDIEVKHKTVEDFINTVANIADSFGGINLEDIKAPECFVIEKALIERCKIPVFHDDQHGTAIVTCAGMLNALDIQGKDIKQANIVCLGAGAAAIACMELLIKCGAQREKIYMLDTKGVVHTRRDDLNEYKKLFANNTDKRTLEDAIAGADVFVGVSGPDLLTAEHLKLMAPNPVVFACSNPDPEIKPELALATRDDVIIATGRSDYPNQVNNVLCFPFIFRGALDVRARIINDEMKIAAVHAIKDLAKEEVPAEVLTASGDKSLTFGKDYIIPKPMDSRLCAKVAKAVAQAAIDSGVAALEMPENYMAD, encoded by the coding sequence ATGACAGATCTGCGTCAACAGGCTCTTGATTATCACGCACACCCCACGCCAGGCAAGATCAGCGTGGAGATCACCACTCCAGCAGAAACCAGTATAGATTTAGCCCTCGCCTATAGCCCCGGTGTTGCCGAGCCGGTAAGGGAAATCGCGGAAAATCCTGATGATGTCTATAAATATACCGGTAAAGGCAATACCGTTGCCGTTATCTCCAACGGCACCGCCATTTTAGGCCTGGGTAACTTGGGTCCTATGGCCTCTAAGCCGGTTATGGAAGGTAAGGCGCTATTATTCAAACGTTTTGCCAACATCAACTCGTTTGATATTGAAGTGAAACACAAAACGGTTGAAGACTTTATCAATACCGTGGCCAATATTGCCGACAGTTTTGGCGGCATCAACCTTGAAGATATCAAGGCGCCGGAATGTTTTGTGATTGAAAAAGCCCTGATCGAAAGATGTAAGATCCCGGTATTTCATGACGACCAGCACGGCACCGCCATCGTAACCTGTGCCGGTATGTTAAATGCGCTCGACATCCAGGGCAAAGACATCAAACAGGCCAACATTGTTTGTCTTGGCGCCGGTGCCGCTGCCATTGCCTGTATGGAACTCTTGATCAAGTGCGGCGCCCAGCGTGAAAAAATTTACATGCTCGACACTAAAGGGGTTGTCCATACCCGCCGGGATGACTTAAACGAATATAAGAAATTATTTGCCAATAATACCGACAAGCGCACCCTGGAAGATGCCATTGCCGGCGCCGACGTTTTTGTCGGGGTATCCGGTCCTGATTTATTAACCGCAGAGCACCTGAAATTAATGGCGCCAAACCCGGTCGTGTTTGCCTGTTCAAATCCGGATCCGGAAATTAAACCTGAACTGGCGCTGGCGACCCGCGACGATGTCATTATCGCTACCGGTCGTTCAGATTATCCGAACCAGGTAAATAATGTTTTATGTTTCCCGTTTATTTTCCGTGGCGCCTTAGATGTCCGCGCCCGTATCATTAACGACGAAATGAAAATTGCCGCAGTACACGCGATAAAAGATCTTGCCAAGGAAGAGGTGCCGGCAGAAGTACTGACCGCCAGCGGTGATAAATCACTGACCTTTGGTAAAGACTACATTATTCCTAAACCTATGGATTCCAGGTTATGTGCCAAAGTGGCCAAAGCCGTTGCCCAAGCCGCCATTGACTCTGGCGTAGCCGCATTAGAGATGCCGGAAAACTACATGGCAGACTAG
- a CDS encoding DUF6515 family protein encodes MKKLTAKVSVMVLSGLVFLLPQALAEQHKHRGKEHHKHSVPVAHKQKYHKVGYKVKALPLGYRKLLVRGVPFYFNAGVFYRTSPSGYVVVQAPLGARINALPLGYISFSLGVNRYFHVNGTYYLKEKNSYVVVEKPEGAATDTRLLAQATPANEAGSPLVVYPNKGQSERQRQQDKFECYQWAVTESGVDPLQSKPAVANRHYQKAYTSCLQGRGYTVN; translated from the coding sequence ATGAAGAAATTAACAGCTAAAGTCTCGGTGATGGTGTTATCCGGCTTAGTGTTTTTATTGCCTCAGGCCTTGGCAGAGCAGCATAAACACAGGGGCAAAGAGCACCACAAGCACAGTGTGCCGGTAGCCCATAAACAAAAATACCATAAAGTCGGTTATAAGGTAAAAGCATTGCCTTTGGGTTATCGCAAGCTGCTGGTGCGGGGCGTGCCTTTTTATTTTAATGCCGGGGTTTTTTACCGGACTTCGCCATCGGGTTATGTGGTGGTTCAAGCCCCTCTCGGCGCCAGAATTAATGCCCTGCCTCTGGGTTATATCAGTTTTAGCTTAGGGGTGAACCGTTATTTTCATGTCAACGGCACTTATTACCTGAAGGAAAAGAACAGCTATGTAGTGGTCGAGAAACCCGAAGGGGCGGCAACCGATACAAGGCTGCTGGCACAGGCGACACCGGCAAACGAAGCCGGCAGTCCTTTAGTGGTCTATCCCAATAAGGGCCAATCAGAGAGACAGCGTCAGCAGGATAAGTTCGAATGTTACCAGTGGGCAGTAACAGAATCCGGGGTTGACCCGCTACAAAGCAAACCGGCTGTGGCTAACCGTCATTATCAAAAAGCCTATACCAGCTGTTTGCAGGGCAGGGGTTACACCGTTAATTAA